Genomic window (Ananas comosus cultivar F153 linkage group 1, ASM154086v1, whole genome shotgun sequence):
TGAACAAAAATTACTTGTTTCATCTCCAGAAATTCATCCCTGAGAATATGAAGAAAAGGAACTTGAAAAGGGAGCACAAAAACTGAAGAAACTCAAATAAACTAAAGAGCAGTAAATTTTTCCTTAAGTGAATTAAAAACCAGAAAAATCGTGAGATGAGGCCTTGCAAGAGCTTTTTAAAGGACATAAGAAATCTCAATACTAATTTCACTAAACTTTCGATTAATAAATATCTCAATCACTGCATTGCCAACTAAAATTTCAAACAAGAAGCTTCAATTTATCATTATACAAGATAATAGTCCAAAAAAATTGCCGTGcgtgacaaaatttttttttcctgtcaaAACCTAGAAAGGGGGGAAAACGTAATGACCAGTCATTATTGCTAACTAGCTTGGCTAAGCACAAGGAAATGTTAAAACTCAATTCTCAAAAAAGATAGAAGAAGGAAATGCATGCTAAGTAGGCCAACAAGCCGTTCTGAAAATCCGAATTCGATCGAAATGCTAAGCAATTTTAGAACTAGATTGGGAGAAAATAAAGCGCGCCCAATTGATGAAACCAATCAAAATAgtgaactaaaaaaaaaaaaaaaaaaatcacttacTCTTTTGGAACATCAGCATTTTCAACCCAAACTGCGTTCTTCGCTGGATGAACCCCATGCAGAAACATCGTTCGCTATGATACAGCCCATAAAACTAGATGGAAGTGCTTTTGAAAAACCGAGCGACTTCTCTATAAAGCTGCTCCCCTTCGAACGGCTTCGAGACATATCCATCCATCCCACTCTTTAGGCACTCCTCATGAGTGGCCTGGATCACATCGGCCGTCATGGCCAATATAGGAGTGTGCCACTGTAGGGCACTTCCGCAAGTCCCCTCGGATACTTCTCCACGTAGCGTGCGGTCATTTAGATCGGTCTCCATCTCCCTTATCCTCCTCGTGGCTTCGAATCTGAGAAATATAATTTACCAAGATTTAACATTAGTCACCAAAATTAGTCTAAAATGAGCTCCAAATCTAAAAAGTAGTTAAACAAAAAAGGCATTGAGAGAGAATATTCATGaacaaaagaaaggagaaatgTAGGCCATAAATAATGTGGGATCTCCGATCACGAAAGTAAAATGAAACGAGACGAATGAGTGGCTAGTAAAAGAGATCTACCCATCCATTTCGGGCATTTGAATATCCATGAAACAAGCGTCGAAATCGTGAGGCGGGCTCAGCGCCAAAATTGCCTTTTTGCCGCTATCAGCGCAAGCCACTTCGGCTCCATACTTCTTCAAAGCACCAGCGGCTACTCGCAGATTCACGACATTGTCATCCACAACAAGGATTCTCCTTCCATGAAGCAGGCTTCGCAATGATTGACCATTTAGCCCTCCATTCCTACAATTTTCTCGATACCCACTCCCTAAAGCTCTTTGTAAAGTCACCTGAAGCATGCTTGCTCTCAATGGCTTCATGATTATAGTTGAGTCATACTCCTTCGAACTAGAAGAATTACTCTTGATAGAGTTTGTAGGATTCGCCAAAAGAAAAAGTTTCGGAATATCAACTTGGCCCTTTTTAGTCAATTTGCTGGCAAAAATAGGCCAAAAATTAACCTCCTTCAACCAAGTTTCCTTGTCGATAAGCACCAATTTTACGACCAAATcccctttatttattttaggaaGGAGCTCACCTAAATCGGTGGTCAATTCCACGTGAATTCCAAGCCTTTGTAGATGGTATTTAGTAACCTTCGCACGAACAGGTCTGTGATCAACAACCAACGCCTTCATCCCTTGGAATTCATTTGACTTGTACTCGCTCGAATTAGATCGAGCCCTCGTAAGGGCCGCAGTAAAAGTGAAAGTAGAACCTATTTGCGGTTTGCTCACGAACCCAATCTCTCCCTTCATTAGACCAACTAAGCACTTACTAATGCTTAGCCCAATCCCAGTTCCTCCGTGAATTCGAGAAATCGAGGGACCAACCTGCATAAAAGGGGTGAACACGCGCGACTGGGCTTCGAAAGGGATCCCAACTCCTGTATCTTCGACAGATAGTATTAAATTTATCAGATCtggagagctagagagagaagaatttTCTGCAGACGATTCCTTGTTGAATATCTTAAAGCTATCCCAGCTTTGCCTTCTTTCTACCACAGGAAAGTCGCTCAGCGTGCTTGTTGTTTGAGCTTCTTTTTCCACTTCTGACGAACTCATCACTTCTTCGACGAGATGAACAGTGATATAAATATGTCCTCTTTCCGTAAACTGCCGACAGAGAGAGTTTGTCAATACCCCTTTCCGCAAATGCTCTcgaatttacagttttatcttttttcttattcACACGAGGGGAAATATTACTTACCTTGATGGAATTTCCAACAAGATTTGTGATAATTTGTCTCATTCTACCAGGGTCGCCAATTAGAGTTTCTGGAACTTGATCAGAGATGTATACTGCCAACTAAAAAAAGAACAGGTGAATGATATTAGAGACTGAAGGAAAAAAGGgtttaattacaaattttgtcCCTGGAGTTagacttaaatttcaatttttgacGCGGAAGTTAAACTTTGATTTCGGTTTCTTCCTCAAACTTTCAACTTTAACAACTACAAAAATCTAACAATGGGTATATATTGCTTCGTCCGCAGTAGGTTGATAAGCAGAACAAACTTCAGGTACTCAGTTTTTACAATGGAAACTATGAGAATGAAGTTGAAATCAAGGTCACAGCTCACCCCCAACTTCCCCCAAACACATACACATGTGCGCGCGCACAAAAATATAACTTCAATAAAAGGAATGTGGAAATCTATTAGATTACCTCTAATCCTTTCTCCTGCGCCTTTCCATAGAAGAGCGATAAGATATCATCCAAAAGAGCCCGAAGATCAAATTGGACGGCTTCGAGCTCGAGCTTACCAGATTCAATTTTTGCTTGATCAAGAACCTCATTAATAAGTGAGACAAGAGCTTTCCCGC
Coding sequences:
- the LOC109714199 gene encoding probable histidine kinase 3, which encodes MTWFGDSELMDRKISFFSRKRKIFVDWRDHLYNHYLGSKKVRETWWRKLLLLWVVGWFIGSIWIFWFMNSQAVEKRRETLASMCDERARMLQDQFNVSMNHLQALAILVSTFHHSKDPPAIDQITFASYAERTAFERPLTSGVAYAVKVLHHEREQFEKQQGWTIKKMYSSKKSQARNDGAAPEIPETSPVAEEYAPVIFAQDAYKHVISLDMLSGNEDRENILRARESGTGVLTAPFRLLKSNRLGVILTYAVYKSELPSNATPTERIRAAIGYLGGIFDIEALVDKLLHQLACKQSIMVNVYDTTNGKISMYGSNENNNGMYHISALNFGDPVRKHEMHCRFTQKPPLPWLAITTSIGTLVIALLIGYIFHATVNRIVKVEDDYRQMMELKKRAEAADVAKSQFLATVSHEIRTPMNGVLGMLQMLMDTDLDITQQDYVRTAQASGKALVSLINEVLDQAKIESGKLELEAVQFDLRALLDDILSLFYGKAQEKGLELAVYISDQVPETLIGDPGRMRQIITNLVGNSIKFTERGHIYITVHLVEEVMSSSEVEKEAQTTSTLSDFPVVERRQSWDSFKIFNKESSAENSSLSSSPDLINLILSVEDTGVGIPFEAQSRVFTPFMQVGPSISRIHGGTGIGLSISKCLVGLMKGEIGFVSKPQIGSTFTFTAALTRARSNSSEYKSNEFQGMKALVVDHRPVRAKVTKYHLQRLGIHVELTTDLGELLPKINKGDLVVKLVLIDKETWLKEVNFWPIFASKLTKKGQVDIPKLFLLANPTNSIKSNSSSSKEYDSTIIMKPLRASMLQVTLQRALGSGYRENCRNGGLNGQSLRSLLHGRRILVVDDNVVNLRVAAGALKKYGAEVACADSGKKAILALSPPHDFDACFMDIQMPEMDGFEATRRIREMETDLNDRTLRGEVSEGTCGSALQWHTPILAMTADVIQATHEECLKSGMDGYVSKPFEGEQLYREVARFFKSTSI